Proteins from a genomic interval of Nostoc sp. TCL240-02:
- a CDS encoding alpha/beta hydrolase: MLYQNFQTQAELDYQYNPSELGLDIPGYMNLYAANSAKVREKLRCHLNVVFGSTVVEHLDIFPATQPQAPILVFIHGGYWIMSDSKDFSFVAQGLVAANVTVVVVNYALCPKVTIDEIVRQNRSAIAWIYNNAESFGADPNRIHVAGHSAGGHLTAMLMATDWKNDYGLPDDIIKGGCAISGLFDLMPFPYTWLQPKIQLTWGEVLRNSPIRHLPEKAGSLLVTYGGKETSEFERQSLDFLAAWKEKELPGEYLPQPNENHFTIVNGFLDSDSPLCTAILRQIMVLKKEPKF; encoded by the coding sequence ATGCTGTATCAAAATTTTCAAACTCAAGCCGAGCTAGATTACCAGTACAATCCCAGTGAACTAGGTCTTGATATACCTGGATACATGAATTTGTATGCCGCAAACAGTGCTAAGGTGCGTGAAAAATTACGCTGTCATCTAAATGTTGTTTTTGGTTCTACCGTAGTCGAACATCTAGATATTTTTCCTGCAACGCAACCACAAGCACCAATTTTGGTATTTATCCACGGTGGCTATTGGATAATGTCCGACAGTAAAGATTTTAGCTTTGTCGCCCAAGGTCTTGTAGCTGCCAATGTTACAGTGGTGGTGGTCAACTATGCCTTGTGTCCCAAAGTAACCATTGATGAGATTGTCCGCCAAAATCGTTCAGCGATCGCCTGGATTTATAATAACGCAGAAAGCTTTGGTGCAGACCCCAATCGCATCCATGTAGCTGGTCACTCAGCCGGTGGTCACTTAACTGCGATGCTTATGGCTACAGACTGGAAAAACGACTATGGACTACCAGATGACATCATTAAAGGTGGTTGTGCTATTAGCGGTTTATTTGATTTGATGCCATTTCCCTACACTTGGCTACAACCCAAAATACAATTGACTTGGGGTGAAGTTCTTCGCAATAGTCCTATCCGTCATCTTCCTGAAAAAGCTGGTTCTCTACTTGTAACTTATGGCGGCAAAGAGACTTCAGAGTTTGAACGACAATCGCTAGATTTTCTGGCTGCATGGAAAGAAAAAGAATTGCCTGGTGAATATTTACCACAGCCCAATGAAAACCACTTTACGATCGTGAATGGTTTTTTAGATAGTGACAGTCCATTGTGTACGGCTATTTTGAGACAAATAATGGTATTGAAAAAGGAACCCAAATTTTGA